Part of the Caldisericaceae bacterium genome is shown below.
ACTTACGCAACTTATGGAGTTAAAGAAAAAAAGAGGATTATAAATAGAATATTGGATTTTCCTTAATATTGTATAGCGGCTGTTTAATTAGTTAACTGCAAATTTTTATCTTACTTTTATGGATAAATTAGGATACTCTTTTCACTGTCATTCTGAGGAGCACGTTCGCTTCGCTCAGTGTAAACTTTAGCGAAGGATCTTGCATTTGAGGGTATAAACCCCCCTCAAGACTTCTTCTAAGTAATAAAAACACCAAACGGATGAGATTCTTCACTTCGTTCAGAATGACGCCCAAAGGCAAACTGCGTCTTGTAAGAATAACACTTCGGAATATCCCCTCAAAACTCCCTTCCGGATAACAAAAAAACAATAAAATACCTTCTTACAACCTTTTTAAATAACTAAAAATAGGGGCGCCCTTCAATGCCCCGAATACTAAAAAGAGTAAAAGTGTCTTCCCAATAATTTTTATCCAAACTTTTCAAGAAAAATCTTATATCCAATATAAGTCGAATAAAGGTCAACTTTTGAAACAATTTCAAATGGTGCATGCATCGAAAGAAGTGCAGGTCCAATATCAATTATCGATATACCTTTTTCTGCCATAAATTTTGCCACAGTTCCTCCACCACCTATATCTACTTTTCCTAATTCACCAACTTGAAAAGGCACATTGTTTTCATTAAAAAGTTTTCTTATTTTAAAAACAAGTTCTGCTGATGCATCAGATGCACTGTATTTACCCCCCGAACCAGTAAATTTTGTTATCACTACACCATGACCAAAAATTGCAGAGTTCTGTTCATCAAAAACATCTCTGTATAGAGGGTCCAACGCAGCGTTAACATCTGCAGAGATGCCATAAGATTTATGAAGTGCTTCTCTTACAGAAACATTTTTAATTCCAGTCATGCTCATGTATTTTTCAATAGCATAGTCTAAAAAGTCTGATTGAGCGCCTGTGATACCGTCACTACCAATTTCTTCTTTGTCAAATAGCATTACTGCAATTGTTTTCTTTGGATTTTCTACGTCAAATAGGGCTTTCGCTGCTGTAAAAGCACAAATCCTATCGTCGTGTCCATATGATGCTATTGCACTTCTGTCAAAACCTACATCTCTTGCTTTTTCTGCTGGAACTAAGGTGAGTTCTGCGCTCATGAAATCCTCTTCCACAATGCCGTATTTTTCATTTAGAATTTTAAGGATTTTCATTTTAAATTTGTCCTTTTCAGATTCACTATCAGGTATACTTCCTATGATTGGATCAAGTGCTTCGC
Proteins encoded:
- a CDS encoding aminopeptidase, which gives rise to MELKYSTKNLWEVFNHNEVFLFSDSYKDFISKAKTEREAVNYLHKEAEAKGFKDLFQNEMGNKVFAINDNKNILLIREGSESVENGLNFIFAHIDSPRIDIKQNPIYEGADIVLFKTHYYGGIKKYQWVTIPLALHGVIILKDGTKLELNIGEEENDPIFVISDLLPHLARKQMEQNAREVIQGEALDPIIGSIPDSESEKDKFKMKILKILNEKYGIVEEDFMSAELTLVPAEKARDVGFDRSAIASYGHDDRICAFTAAKALFDVENPKKTIAVMLFDKEEIGSDGITGAQSDFLDYAIEKYMSMTGIKNVSVREALHKSYGISADVNAALDPLYRDVFDEQNSAIFGHGVVITKFTGSGGKYSASDASAELVFKIRKLFNENNVPFQVGELGKVDIGGGGTVAKFMAEKGISIIDIGPALLSMHAPFEIVSKVDLYSTYIGYKIFLEKFG